A region from the Bacteroidota bacterium genome encodes:
- a CDS encoding RidA family protein, whose protein sequence is MKKVIYTPNAPAPIGPYSQAIEANGFVYVSGQIAIDPATNELYTGSDIKVETTQVMENLKAIITAADCSMKDVVKCTIFLRDMADFAEVNSVYAEYFPEYAPARETVAVVGLPKNARVEISAVVGR, encoded by the coding sequence ATGAAAAAAGTGATATATACACCAAATGCTCCGGCACCGATCGGTCCCTATTCACAAGCTATTGAAGCCAATGGATTTGTTTATGTTTCGGGTCAAATTGCAATAGATCCAGCAACGAATGAACTTTATACCGGGTCGGATATAAAGGTGGAAACCACACAGGTGATGGAAAATTTAAAAGCCATAATTACAGCTGCGGATTGTTCGATGAAAGATGTGGTTAAATGCACCATTTTTTTGAGAGATATGGCGGATTTTGCGGAGGTAAATTCTGTGTACGCAGAATATTTTCCAGAATATGCTCCGGCAAGAGAAACGGTGGCGGTGGTGGGATTGCCGAAGAATGCGAGGGTAGAGATTAGTGCGGTGGTAGGGAGGTGA